A window of Equus caballus isolate H_3958 breed thoroughbred chromosome 21, TB-T2T, whole genome shotgun sequence genomic DNA:
GGAACCTTCTAGGCTCCTCCCACCTCTAGCCCTGCCTACCCCCTTGCGACCCAACGCACCTGTCAGCTCCCCGTTCTCGACCCCCATCTGGGTCCCCTGTGCCTTGGCCTCGTCCATCTCAGTCTTCAGTGTCATCAGTTGCGTCTGAAGCAGGCTCTACGGAGTGGAGGGAACGGGGAGGGGAAGAGTAAATTGGCCCCTCCCTTTCTAGGGGAGATTCAGACGACACTGGTGTTCCCTGAGCTTTACTTGGAATGTCCTTTGGGGCCACACAGAAGTGGCCGCTAAACTCTGGGGTACCGAGTGGTGACAGTGTCTGTGTGGTAGGAGGTCTCTGCCCAGGTCCACCGCCCCCAACGCCAAACCACCGGGGTGTGGAAACGGTTTAGGTCTGCAGTCAGACTCCGGTTCCAATCCCAGCTACACCTAGACTCGCTGACTGGGGTTTCAAACCAACACAAGCCAATTTAGTGGCTGACAGTGATTGGGTTTCTGGGGTATGCTTTGTCACCTCTGAGACATTCTGCAAAGCAACTGGCCTGAGTGTTGAGAGCATCTTCCAGCGAGGGGCGGAGCCAGACTTTGAAGCCGGGGCAGGCTGCCCTTAGCTCGGCCGCCCCGGCCCCTCCCTTAGGCaggcaggaagggggaggggtctgttttgattttgaaaattcaCACGCGCGAGCCGCCGCTGGCCCGGTCCGCAGCGGGACACAGTAGTTCCTCAATAAACGGGAATGGTCGGGCTTTGAGGACGGTTCTTCCGCGAGGTCCGGGGCTGGGAAGGGTTAAGGAGGAGTTTGAAGGGGGTggccagaggaagagggaggagctGGCCGGTACCTCCCGCAAGAGGCCAACTTTAGCCTCCTAATTACAGGTGACATGAATGTCCCTCTCTGGAAATAGGGCTGCGGAACTGGCTGGGGGCGGTTGAATGGGCACCTGGGGGGAgtgttagcacagggcctgccCAGGTGGGCTCAGGGGTCTTGGGCTTCTCTAGCCGTCACCATTTATCCGGTAAACATTAGCGGACGGTGGGGCCTTCTTGGTCAGGAGGTAGACTCAGGGTGAACCGGCATTGTAGGAGTTGGAAGGGACTACGGTGCTATTCTCATTCACCTCCCTCAACTGAAGAATTGGGTAAGCCGAGGCACAGGCGGGAAGCGTGGGGATGTGGTGCAGGCCCTCTCCCCCCACATTCTGGATGCCCCACCCGGCCCTCCTACCTGGCGGCCCTCACAGGCCCTCAGCGCCTCCTCCAGCTCCCGACGGCCGCCCTCGGCCTGGTCCAGCTGCCTGGCCAGGGCCTCCTCGCGCTGCGCAGCCTCCGCCAGCCGCCGCCGCAGCTCCTCGACCTCGGGCGCCGGGGCCCCGGGCGGCGCCGTGGCGTTGGCCCCCGGCTCCGGGCAGCGAGGCCCCCGGGAGGCCGAGGCGGCCAGATTCCAGGCCAGCAGGGCCgagcccgccgccgccgccgccaggaaCACGGCGGCCCCGCACAGGGCGAGCAGCCGCCACGCGCGCCCCGGCTCCGGCCCCGGCTCGGCCATGCCGCCGTCCGCAGCTCTGGCCCCAGACGGCCACGAGCATTTAATTGGCACCTTGGGGCGCCAGGGACACCCACTGTTCCGCCCCGCCCGGCCGTGGCTTCCCGAGTCCGTTGGGAGGGGCTGGACCCCcgccagggccagcccaggctgCGGGGGCCCAGGCAGGACCGGGggccctgggttccagtcctgccTTTGCAACCCACGTGCTGtcctccgagcctcagtttctcctctgtgaaGTGAGGAAGGCCGCAGTTCCTGCCCCTTAGGACTTAGTGGGAATCACGTGAACACGTCGGCGCAAAGCCCCATCCGCACAGGGTGCGCTCTGAGAGTCTCGCGGTATATTGTCCCCACTGTGTTCATGGAGAAGCCGAGGCTAAAAGATGGGAGGCTACGCGACCTACTGAAGTCGGCCTGCTTCAGGCTGCCACACTTTCTGTGACTGGCTGTGAGGGCCAGAGGGTAGACTTGAGGGTGGACCGGCCCCATCTCCCTGCCCGTTCTCCATTCGGCCGCCAGGGGGCGATCTTAGAACATGAATCAGATCCAGGCCAGTCTACACGGTGTCCctgacttctcttccctctcaaAATGGAAtctcctcccccgcctcccccctcATCTCCTCCTGGCCCTCCTCCATGTCcgtctccccttcctcctccctacTTCCTCCCTTTCATCTCCTCCCCCTCTATCTCACCCTctactctttcttcccttcctaaTCTTTCCCCTTTCCCCTGCAAGGCCCTCCATCATGTCTTTGACGTCATTTCCTCCCCATTTGCTCCCTCCAGCCCTCCTCAAACTTACAATGGCAAGCCcattcccaccccagggcctttgcactggctgttccctctgcctgagcgACCTGTCCTCCCTCTTTGCCCAGCTAACTCTTCCTTACCAGCTGTTTCCACCGTCCACGCCCCCGCTGTGTCTCCTCTTCCggcgccctcccctcccccactgacTCAGGCGCCTTTTGTTCAGCTCTCTCAGCTCTGCTGTACCTTTACCTTTGATGTGTTTGGCTgattccctccccccccccccccccccccccccccggctggGTGAGTCCCTGAAAAGCCAAGCGGGCATCTGCCTGTTCCCACTGCCACCGCataggcctggcacacagtagtcTTGCAGTAAATGTGAGCTGGGTGAACACTGGGAACTGGAATCTCAGTGTCCTCCCCACTACACATAAACCGGAGCCCAGAGAGGCCAAGTCTCAGCACAGGGACACACAGCAGCCTCTGCTTGCTGCCAGATTCCTGCTGGGGCTGGAACCCCTCAGGCTTGCAGGACCCCTCAGTCCTGACTACTCAACCCCTGGTGAGCAAGGCAAGAGGGCAATTTTTAGGAGGAAGTTTATATCGTGTGGGGGTTTGGGGGAAGAAACTGAACAGGTGGAATCCATCATATTGGGCGAACATGCCCCCCTCCATCAGCAAAACCCAGCCCCAGTGTTGGGGGCGGAGGGCAGCACTGTGTCAGGACATCCCAGTAGCCCAagctggggttggggtggaggaTGGTGAAGGCGTGCTGGGGGACTGGGGTCACGTGAGAAGGCTTTGCCTTGTGGGAATCGAGGGAACCTGCTGGAAGCAGGGGTTCAATGGCCTGAGCAGCTGAGGAAGCCCGAGCAAGCACGGgcacttccctgggcctcagtgtcctcatctgttaCAGGGGGAGACGCTTTGATATATTGACGTATACagggaagccattctggtttgaACTTGATTTGGCCTGAACTTTATTTGAGCCAAAGAAGCCTGCTGTGCGGGTGTCAGCGCTCGCTGCCCATCTGCTTCACGCGCCCGCggaggcagagagcagcctgAGGGTGAGAACCAACGCCTCCCTTCTTGTGACGCCAGCACTCGACGGCAGGTCTCCATCCCTGTGGCACCGGGTCACCTGTAACAAAACATCGCCTTGAACCCTGCAAAGGATGCGCCTGTCAAGCTCGATGTAAGTCTCCTGTTGGACGTGACTTTCCGGAGTGCTTTCCTCCTGTGCGAAGGCTGCGGCTCCCTGCCAGGCTACAGGCCTGTGTGGCTcaaatttcctctcttctcttctcccctgtGGAACGCTTCTGGATTATTTGTGTCGACAGTTAGATGGGGCTGTTGGTGGCGTGAAATGATTCGGCCATCATATATGACTCCACGAGCTCCCGCTGAGCCCCGTGCAAGCTGGGGACACAGATGCGAGGGGGACCCGAGCCTCACTCTCTAGAGCAGCGGTCCTCCCCAGAAGCGGTGCTGCCCCCTGGGGACACTCGGCCATGTCTGAAGGCATTTTCTGTTGTCACAACCTGGGGTGGAGGCGCTATTGGCATctggtgggtggaggccagggacgCTGCTGCAGTGCCCAGGGCAGCCCCGCCAGAGGCTGGTCCAGCCTGAAGTCAACAGAGCCAAGACTGGGAAACACTGCTGGAGAACTCGGTGGGGGGGGGACCCCACAACATCAGTGAGCAGAGAAATGGTCAGGGAGGGTGGAGCATGGTAAACAAGGTGACGTGAGGGGATGAGAGCCAGAGGGGCCTGTGGCAGGGATGCCATTTGGGGGATCCTGAAAGGACAGTGGGAGCCAAGGAGGGGGGTCTCCTGAACATCTGGTCTGGGGACTGTGGCACCTGAGGGCAGTGCAGAATTCTAGGAAGTCTGGGCAGACGCAAGGGTCCCGGCCCTAGTGCCCCACACAGGAAGGTGCCTGAACAATAGTTGGGATTCCAGGGGAAGTTGGAGGCAGGAAGATAACAGAGGAGGAAGGGATTACGGGGCACGGCACGGGAGGACCCAAGAAAGTGGGTGAAGGGTCGACCGGACAGTAGCCCTCAATTCTGGGGAAGCCGAGACTCTGGAGGAGGGCTTCCCAGAGCTGGGTACTGCAGGATGAGCAAGTTTAGGGGGGAAGGACGGGGGACACTGGGACAAAGGCCTGGCCTGTGTGTGTCTGCAGATGCAGGTTTGAATCCCCAGCCCTGAACTTTCTGTGGGAGGGGTTTGGGAACCAGGACAAGGTGTCCCTCGCTGTCCTTTGTTgcagcctcactttcctcactgGATCCACGGGTGAGAGCAGAGCGCTCTGCTCGCAGTGAGTGCTGACGAGGGCTTGGAGCCTTTTAAGATGATCTCAGCGGGGAAGAGGGcccaggaggcagtggggtgGTGCCTGCCTGAACCTGGGGGGCGGGAATACCTGGGAACGTTCTGGAACAGGGAAGGCTGGGTATGAACATCAGCAGTATCCACCCTAGCCCGCAGGGCAGGCCCCAGATGCTTGGGGATGACAATGACACTCCAGGAACTTCAGAGTAAGGTCTTTCCGCCAAAAGGGGTGTTTACTTTTTTGGAGCCCAAAGACCCCAGAACAAAGTGACCTTCCAGAAACCGTGACAGCAAGAAGCAAGAAGGCACCCTAtgccctgcccagctctggggTCTGGTGGGGGGCAGCCCTGGGCCAACTCTGCTGCTTCTCTACCCCCCAACGCTGCCCCATGGTCCCCCCAGCAATGCTTCATGGCCCCCCACTGCTACTccatccccctgcccctccccccagcagccTGCAGTGCTCCTGGAACCGCCAGGTCAGGGAAGTCTGGAAGGCAGGGGAACCGGACCAATCCAGGTTGTGACCTAAGAGACATCATAAGAGGGACTCAGGGCAGACTGAGGCAGACAGAGCACGGGACGCCCCGCCCCAGGGCCGCCACGCTCTCGCGgtgctttctcttcctccccaagaCCCTTCTCCCCTGCGCCCAGCCCCCTACCCCGCAGGCAGGCACCTCCCCAGACCCTGGCTCCGCCCTGAcgccctcccgcccctcctcagCCTTTTGCTCCCCAGGCCGTCCCTGCTTACGGCGGCTTCCTGGGACCTCAGGCCTGCAGATCCCAGAGGCCCAGGGGCAGGAACACAGCGGCCACCAAGGGGCTGAGGGCGTTCGCCGAGCTGGCAGGGTCGTTGTTCCCACCTGAGGCCCCATCATTCCTTTGTCTGGGGTAGAGAGGGGGACGACTCAGGCAGCTGCCGGGCCGGGCTCCCCCAGCTCTGGGCCTGCCACTCCTCGGGATccccccctccttcccccacgAGCCCAGTCGCTGGGGAGGATAGTGACAGCGGCCACCCACGGCTGTATGCACGAGGCACAAGGCTTGGACTTAAACTTCGCCCCCTGAGCAAATGGGGGTTTTTAGAACACAGTGGGTCCCGGCTTTTGGggcagggcgggggtgggggtgaaggggcatgccgggggtggggggaggtctCGGACCGTAGTCGTTCCACCTCCGCCAGAGCGTTCTGCAACTGCTGCTTCAAAGCCGCCGTGTCTCCTGGGGGGGCGGGGACAGAACCAGGGGGCGTGTCTATACtgtggccccgccccagccccgcccttATCCGGCCTCCCCTTGGAAATCTGGCGTgctcccttcccaccctcctctGGATCCTGGACTCGCCCCTCCCTGGGACTCCAACCCTgggaccctccctccccaccctcctcagtATTTCCCCGCCCTCTGAGGCCTTGGGCTCCGCTCACCCTCAAGCTCCTGCACTCGGGCCAGCTGCTCCCGCCTGTCAGCCTTCGCCATCTCCAGGGAAGCCCTCAGGGTCACCTGGGACAGGGGCGAGGGTCTGAAACTGGAGTTCCGTCCTTGGGGGGGCTGGCTgctggccctgggccctgggcccctcCCTAGGCCCTGGGATCAGAGGAGCTCAGGCCCACACCCCCTTCAGgcctcctctctgtccctcagtcTCCCACCTCAAGAATGGCCACACCTCCCACCTTCCCAGGGCCACCCAGAAGGGTGTGAGCGTCGAAATGGGAGTTTTGAGACCCCCATCATGGGAATTTGGAGGCTTCCCATGCCCAAGCCCTAAGAGAAATTTCCAGACCCTCTGGGCTATTGCCATTTGTTCTTTGGGGCCTGGCGAGGTCCCCATCCCACCCCCTAGAGGGGATTTCTGCTCCCTCACGCCAGTGCCCTGGAGTTGGAAGATTCCCCACATCCTAGTGGGGATACTGAGGCCCCTGATTTAGGTGCCCTGGGGAGTTTTAAGGCCACGCCCACaccaggccccccccccccccggagaACTTAGAGGTCCCCAAACCCTGGTGGGATAATTCAGGCTGTTGATCCTGGGGCCCAGGGGCAGTTTCAAGGTCTATCTCCATCCCCACCTACACCCTGCGGCCCGAGCGCAGAGCCCGCTCTAGGAGTTGCAGTGGCTTACCACAGTCTGATTGCAGATGGCAGCCTGGGTCTCAGTCCCCCGTAAGACTTCCTGGGCCCGCCTTAGCTGGTGCTCCAGAAAGTGGGTGCCGTTGCGACACTCCTGCTCTGCTCGGAGGCCATCCTTGCAGGCCTTGCTGTTGGCCTGGACAGCGAAGATGATCGTGGTCACAAGCAGaaacaacaccaccaccaccaccaccaccaccaggagCAGCCATCTCAGCAGCCTGTGGTCCCCCATGGGCACAGGCCAATTGTGATAAGAAGTGAGTGCCAACCAGATCTGCCCTTGGATGTGCGAGTCTGGGCAGGAGTTAGGGGCAGATGCTGGAAGCTTCTGTGGGCCGCCCCTGGTTAGCATGGGGGCCGTCCGGACCAATAGCAGGCTTCAGGAACATTTCCTGACCTGAAGGCTCTTAATGGGGACTCTGCTGGCCGTGGGCTGACTTTcagtttctgtttcctgcaagagaggtgtttttttttctgccGGATTGTGGCCTCGGGCTCTCCTGGGCTGGGTGCCAGCCTTGAGACCCTGTGGGAGGGGAGTTGGGGCTGCCTGGGACACCCCATCTCAAGTCCCTGCGCTGCTGAGTGCTACTGAGGGTGACAGTTGCAGTTACTGAGTGCCTAGTGCATTGTGTTCCCCTGTGCCACGACCTGAAGTGGCGGGGGCCATTGTTGGTCCAGTCCCCAGCTCAGGGAGTCCAGTTctcagtggggaaactgaggctgggtgGCAAGTggtgggctggggccagggcctgggTCTAACCCAACAGGCTGAGATTTGTGTTTAGGGGTCTCCAGGGTGACCCAGCAGGGGTTCACTCAGCACAGAGGGGACCCAGGACGGTGTCAGAGGAGGGACTGGAGCCTGAGGaaggggcgggggggtggggtggggggtggggtgggggcgcgCACGTGACTTAGGCTGCACTTCCCCCATCTGGCCACCAGGGGCCGCCCCAGCCAACAAACAAGGTCGCCCCGGCCCTCGGCGTGGCTCCAGCCGCCCACAGGTTCCAGAATCTGCCCCTGCCGCTACAGGACGCCAAATAAACCCtcgaacctcagtttcctcatctgtagagtggaCAGTAACAAAAGCAGCCTCATCAGGAGGGGCCGGTGAGGAGCTGCGAGTAAAGCGTCTCTGCATCCAGTAGGCGCTCAATGAATGCTCGGGCCGGGCCTGTGGCTCAGGGCAGGGGAGAGGCGGGTAACCTGCAACGTGGCCGTGGAGCAAGGTGCGCGTTACGAGGAAGGACAATCAGGGCCATCTGGGACACGCCGGACCGGAGGGGCCTGGGGGCGTGTGGGGAGAGGCCTCAAGAGGCGGCTGGAGCCTGGAGGGCGGCTCGAGGACGCTCAGGCCGCACTGGCCGCCCCCGCGGAATCGGCCGGCTCTGGCGGCCTCACAGCTGCCTGCGCTCCGGGGCCTCTGCGGCCGCGGCCTGGCCACCGTGCGGATTCCAGCCGCTTCTGTTGGGTGGGCCGCTGCGGGCGTTCAGCGGGGCCAGGTGGCCGGCCCTGGCCTTGGCCTCCCGGCCATGCTCGAGGAACACCCAGGCCCCTAGTGGGACGTCCCTTTGCCTAGAAGCCCCGCTTTAAAGCCACTCAGGAGCCAAATGACAAAGGGTCGGGGACGATCTTGTGACGAGGCCCAGGGGGAGCTTGTGTGTCCCGTGAGCAGGGGCCTCTCTCCCCGACCAGGACCCCACAAGCAAAGGCACGACCCTGGACCCTCGGCAAAGCTGACTTATTTCAGCCGCTCTCTGCTGGCCTTCAAACTTTAGGGTTggcggctggcccagtggcttagtggttgagtTGAGCACGCTAGGCTCTGGCGACCTGGGTTCggttccaggcacagacctacaccacctgtagaggaagtgaaataaaattgtggtccattaaaaaaacactttagGGTCAGCTTGGGACCCAAGTGCAGGTCAGAGGCCAAGGTTGTGCACGAacagccctgcctccctgtgggaccctgggcaagtgaCCTCCCCTTGGTCTCAGTTTCCGTGGCTGTGAAATGAGGACGATAATGGAACATTTTGGTGCCCCCCCTAAATTTTGTACCCGAGGTAGCCCCCTTACTCACCTCGCTCTACCCGCTCCCTGCAAACAGAGTTTGTGGGTTTTCCTCTAAAATTCCAAATGGAAAGTAATGCCACCATTCTTCTGATTTTAGCTTTATCTTTTGAAGAATGATTttgttttagaatagttttagatatTGCAGAAAAATAGTGAAGACAGTACAAAATCGTGCCGTATATCCCACCGCCAGCTTCCCCTGTTTtctaacatcttacattagtctGCCACGTCTGTTACAATGAATGAGCCAGTACAGGTGCGTTGTTATTAACTCAGGTCCATGCAGGATTCAGATCTCCTCAGCTTTTCCGTCCCAGGACCCCACGTCACATTTAGTCATCGTGTCTTCTGGGCTGAGACAGTTTCTCGGACTTTCTCATTTGGAGGAGAACGGGTCAGGGGTTCGCAGGATGGCCCCAGCACCGCGGAGCAGGCTCGGACAGTGGCTGCGAGTGCCCTCCTGGGGCCCTGAGGGCATGGGCGGTTGGACCCAGCCTCACATTCTGTGGCTGCGGCTGGGATGGCGCTGTCCTACAGAATGCGGTGACGGCGGCTCCCTCCCGGGGTGTGGTGAGATTCCACAGGTCCGTCTAGGAAAAGTGCTTAGCCCAGCGCTGGTGGCATCTGTCGACCCCAACCCCGTGAGAGCACATCCTCGTTGTCATCTGATAAGGTCCGGATTCGATGGAATTCTTTCCGTAGATTGAATTCCCTGAAATGGGGTGACTGGGTCCCAGGCGATGCCTGTCTCCCTGGCTCTCGCTTTCCCTAAAGAGGAGTCCAGGACTGCGTCTGTTGTCACCGCTGTGGTGAGCAGTCACTTGCCTTTCCGAGCGTGTCTCAGTCATTCTTGtctttccagctccttccccctcCGTTCTGGCCTCAGCAGCACCTTGTTCTTCGGCAGCagactcctctctctcctgtaaGACACAAGGGCTCCAGAGTGTCCTCGACCCACTGCGGACACGGCCCCGGGTCCATGGTTGGTTCAGGCAGCGCCGCCTTCTCAGTCCTGGTCTTCCTGAccagccctggggctgagtgTTGGTGTTCAAAGCACGTTCCGTGTTGGAGGCGGCCTTCTCGAGGACTGCCCAGGAGCTGGCCCTGGCGGCCCGCGGCGCCTCACCCGTCCCTGCCCATGGAACGTGCGTTCCGCCCGCTTTCCCTGCATTAGGAGCCACTTCAAGGCATGACCTTGAGAGAGCACTGTGGTGTTGAGAGCATCTGGATGCAGACCTGACTGGACCCCATTAAGGCTCTTAAGATAAACTCTTAAGATTCTGGCAGGCTGGGAGATCATCTCGTCTTGTGgccgcccaagacaagcctcacaAGTAAGTtgcccttgcttattaaacctgccacctccCAGTCCGGAGGGGCCTGCCTCTGTCTTcgcttcctcctttccctccacaTATGGGGCcactatctttcttttttttttttttgaggaagattagccctgagctaactgctgccaatcctcctgtttttgctgaggaagactggccctgagctaacatccatgcccatcttcctctactctatacgtggatgcctaccacagcatggcttgccaagtggtgccatgtctgcacccaggatcccggccggcgaaccctgggccaccaaagcagaacatgcgcagtAAACTGCTgtgacactgggccagccctggggccactTTCAGATTTCACCCGGGGAGCCCCGAGGTTGGGAACTGACAGCTGGTGGGCCAGCCAGGAGACCGAAGAAATGGGGCTTGGGAGAGAGGCATCCTCAGGGGCAGTCCCGGTTTGGCTGTCCACCCCTGCGTTAGGTGCTTGTGGACGTCGCGTGAGTGCAGGGACGCCCCAGAAACACTGGCGGGTCCCGGACGCTTGTTTGAGGAGCTGCGCGTGGCGTACAGCAGCAAAGAAGGGAAGCACACGGCTGTTGCATGGTCTGGCCTGACTCCAGGCGGTTCGACTGGCCCCTGATGCCCAGCTGGAGGTTGCCGCTCAATCAGGAAGTTGGAAGCAGAGCTGAGGCTAGAGAAGGACATGCAGTGTTCTCAGCTCTGCTAGCTTCAGGCCGGCAGGCAGGGTGGGAGAGCAGGAGGATCAGCTGGGGACAGCAGCATGCCATTTTGCAAATCTAGGAGGGCACGAGCTGCCACGGATTAAGGTCTGAGCGCTTGTGACAAAGCCTGATTGGGACACTAAGTGGTGGAACCCCTGGGAAAGTGAGGAGAGCCAAGAGGAGGATGTGGTGGGGATTCATGGTGAAGTGAAcgaatgttttccttttgttacaaaggaaaacaaaaacacagcaacAGCAACCCCAGGCAGTGGGGCCGCCCCCGTTCAGGAAACGCTCAGGATGAGAGAATGTCCTCCCCTGAGCTTGTTGACACGGCTGGCAAGTTCCAGTGTAACTGAACTCAATGGGTCCGTGTCTTGGTGAGTGTGGAGCCGAAAAGCACAATCAAGGCTGAAGTGGATGAAGGAAAAAGGGTTAGTGCACAAGCCAAAGAGAACCTGGGGACAGTTCCCACAGCAGTGCCGCCCCCAGCTTCGTGCAGGTGGGCACTTTGTGCAGCACAGTGCAGAGGAGGTGTCACAGCTGTGTGACAACCGCCCCAGTGAGGGCACGTGCAGCCAGCTCGTACGAGCTCAGCGCAGCACGCCAGTACACAGCAGGTGCACGGTCACTTTTGGACACTTAGAGCTGGGGCAGTTGGCAGGGGTCCTGCTGCAGCCGTGTCTGTTTCACTGTAGGACGCTTCACTGTAGGGCAGGAACATCTGCAGAAATGAGGATGGCAGCTTCTGAAAAACAGCAGttagttttctccttgtttgGGAAACATTTGACAGACTATGTTTGATGCCAGCCCTGATTTCAGTTCCCCCATATTAAACCCAGCATGTGTGGGGTTAAAACGTAAGCACtccttccctgctccctggcttcctggctccagagtTCACTATCCGCCATGGAGACAGACggccaaggacagccacctggattccttatcatcCTCCTTCCTGTGAGCAGCCCTACAAGGCCCAACACAGGCTGGCGGGAAAGCTCCAGCAAGGCCACGGACtaccctccccccccaaaaacaGAGACTTCAttgcaacctttaaaacccctcgcCTCCCATATTTTGGGGAGACGAGAAGAGACGAGAccaatttgagggctcactctcgtctCCCAGCTGATGTCACCTGAAATGAGAACCCTTTCCTTGTCAGAAGCCTGGTGTCCAGCTTTTATGTGGCCCTTCTCGTGTGGCAGGTagggaacctatgtttgtagccGGTAACATGGTTAGTTACGGATCCGATTTTCAGtaaccctttccttgcctggGTTCTGGTCACACCAGCAGAAGGCCAGGGAGGGTATCCGGATGTGGTCCATGCAGCTGTGGGGTGCAGAGGGGCGACACAGTTCTCTGACCAGCAGGAGGTAGAGAAAAGGAGCACCCCTGCCACACAGCCTGCACTCCCGCAGCCGCCTCAGGAGCTCAAGGTACTCGCTCCTTGTAGATTGGATTATTCTAGTCTGCAGGGTGGCATGGCCCAATGAGGGGGACCTCCCTGGGCACATGGGACCCTGGAAATCTATAGAGGAAGTCCTACAGGCCCTTAGGGAGGCGGGCCCCGATCAGGCACGCTCACTGCAGGAATGGAGCCAAGATGCTCTCGTCAGCCTGCAGCGCCTGATGTGGGCCGCCGGTCTCCAGGCTGAGCAGGTGCTGGGACAGTCCACTGCTGGTCCAGAGGAAGCTGACCAACCCAGGGACCTGCCCTGGGTGGGCTGTGGGAAAGACCCAAGACAGGGAGGGAGCTCAGGAAGCCGAAAAGCCATCCCCACGGGCTGTCCAGTGTCCAGTAAAAGTAACCCTGAAGCAAATGTGGCTTTGATACGGAACGCTTACATCTCAGATCTGCGTGCCCGATGCGCAGCCAGCCAGACACTCAGGCGCCGGGGCCTGAGACGGAGAAAGGACCCTTCGAGTCGGCCAAGAGAAGGCG
This region includes:
- the CCDC194 gene encoding coiled-coil domain-containing protein 194, with the protein product MAEPGPEPGRAWRLLALCGAAVFLAAAAAGSALLAWNLAASASRGPRCPEPGANATAPPGAPAPEVEELRRRLAEAAQREEALARQLDQAEGGRRELEEALRACEGRQSLLQTQLMTLKTEMDEAKAQGTQMGVENGELTEALLRWEAAATESARQLDEAQRRARTAEAEGEACAAREAALRERVKALEAKMSPQRRVLHPRPRSGSRPRPSPRSRSRPGPSGGCRRPARRARG
- the BST2 gene encoding bone marrow stromal antigen 2, whose amino-acid sequence is MLTRGGPQKLPASAPNSCPDSHIQGQIWLALTSYHNWPVPMGDHRLLRWLLLVVVVVVVVLFLLVTTIIFAVQANSKACKDGLRAEQECRNGTHFLEHQLRRAQEVLRGTETQAAICNQTVVTLRASLEMAKADRREQLARVQELEGDTAALKQQLQNALAEVERLRQRNDGASGGNNDPASSANALSPLVAAVFLPLGLWDLQA